A genomic window from Sphingobacterium sp. BN32 includes:
- the rhaT gene encoding L-rhamnose/proton symporter RhaT, protein MNAIAGVIFHFIGGFASGSFYVPYKKVKGWSWESMWILGGLFSWIIVPPIAAWLTIPNFVEIISESSASILGYTFLFGVLWGIGGLTYGLGVRYLGVSLGSSIILGLSMVFGALMPAIYYFFNKTAGKHGIDYFFTESAGICVMIGLLVCIVGIYLCGKAGMLKEKGLGALSEEAKSEYKFGLGIVVAIVSGVLSACFNFGIEAGKPMADVANQLWKSANPGQGEFLYQNNVTYIVILWGGFCTNFIWCAYLLLKNKTYKDYTNSTSPIGKNLLLCAIAGTTWYLQFFFYGMGESRLGNGASSWILHMAFIILISNAWGVALKEWKGVSKPTYTAIIAGIVTIILSICIVGFAKTLE, encoded by the coding sequence ATGAATGCAATCGCGGGTGTTATATTTCATTTTATTGGAGGATTTGCATCGGGAAGCTTTTATGTTCCTTACAAGAAGGTAAAAGGTTGGTCCTGGGAATCCATGTGGATCCTTGGAGGATTATTCTCCTGGATCATCGTTCCGCCGATTGCTGCCTGGCTGACCATTCCAAATTTTGTCGAGATTATCTCTGAGAGCAGCGCAAGTATCCTTGGCTACACCTTTCTGTTTGGTGTACTCTGGGGGATAGGCGGTTTGACCTATGGTCTTGGGGTTCGCTATTTGGGCGTATCACTAGGGAGCAGTATCATCTTGGGCTTAAGTATGGTCTTTGGGGCTTTGATGCCCGCTATCTATTACTTTTTTAATAAAACAGCGGGTAAACATGGTATCGACTATTTCTTTACCGAGAGCGCGGGAATCTGCGTGATGATTGGTCTGCTGGTTTGTATCGTCGGGATCTACCTCTGCGGTAAGGCGGGTATGCTTAAAGAAAAAGGCCTAGGGGCACTCTCCGAGGAGGCCAAGTCAGAATATAAGTTCGGCTTAGGAATTGTCGTCGCGATTGTTTCGGGCGTATTGAGCGCTTGCTTCAATTTCGGTATCGAAGCCGGGAAGCCTATGGCCGATGTGGCAAACCAATTATGGAAGTCAGCTAACCCCGGACAAGGCGAATTCTTGTATCAGAATAATGTGACGTATATCGTAATCCTTTGGGGTGGCTTCTGTACCAACTTCATCTGGTGTGCCTACCTACTACTGAAGAACAAAACATATAAAGATTATACAAATTCAACTTCTCCAATTGGAAAGAACTTATTGCTATGTGCCATTGCTGGAACAACCTGGTACTTGCAGTTTTTCTTCTATGGCATGGGCGAGAGTAGATTAGGGAACGGGGCGAGTTCCTGGATATTACACATGGCCTTTATCATATTAATTTCCAATGCCTGGGGAGTTGCGTTAAAAGAATGGAAAGGTGTGAGTAAACCCACATACACCGCCATTATTGCTGGAATTGTAACCATCATTCTATCGATTTGCATTGTGGGTTTTGCGAAAACATTAGAATAA
- a CDS encoding 3-oxoacid CoA-transferase subunit B, with protein sequence MLDKFGIAKRIAKEIKDGYYVNLGIGIPTLVANYIPDGMQVVLQSENGLLGMGPFPYEGEEDADYINAGKQTITTLPGSAIFDSAMSFGMIRARKIDLTILGAMEVSENGDIANWKIPGKMVKGMGGAMDLVASAENIIVAMQHVNKHGESKLLKECSLPLTGVRCVKKIVTEFGVFDVLPEGGFKVVELHEGVSIDTVKQYTSGKLIY encoded by the coding sequence ATGTTGGATAAATTTGGAATTGCAAAGCGAATAGCCAAAGAAATCAAAGATGGCTATTATGTCAACCTGGGTATTGGTATTCCGACGCTAGTGGCAAATTACATTCCCGACGGTATGCAGGTGGTGCTGCAAAGTGAAAACGGCTTGCTAGGAATGGGACCTTTTCCTTATGAAGGCGAAGAGGATGCTGATTATATCAATGCCGGTAAACAAACGATCACGACCTTGCCCGGCTCTGCGATCTTTGACTCGGCAATGAGTTTCGGCATGATTAGAGCCCGCAAAATAGACCTTACCATTCTTGGCGCCATGGAGGTGTCGGAAAATGGGGATATCGCCAACTGGAAGATCCCCGGAAAAATGGTGAAAGGAATGGGCGGCGCTATGGATTTAGTGGCCAGTGCTGAAAATATCATTGTTGCCATGCAACATGTGAATAAACATGGCGAATCGAAATTATTAAAAGAATGTTCCCTGCCATTAACTGGCGTCCGCTGCGTGAAGAAAATCGTGACGGAGTTTGGTGTGTTCGATGTGCTGCCAGAAGGTGGATTTAAAGTCGTCGAGTTGCATGAAGGGGTGTCAATAGATACCGTGAAGCAATATACCAGTGGGAAACTGATATATTAG